The genomic interval GATGAACTTCGGAGGAATTTTGAAGGCTCAGGATTCTCAGACACTCTGATGCACATTGATCAGTCTTACGGATCCAACTGACATCGAGAAGGGTTTCCAGGGCACCAATAAGTCTTCCCTGATCATCTTTCAGCGGATAGACTCCCCGCTCTACGGCTATGTGGCTTCCATCCTTACGGCGAAGAGAGCTTTTCCGAAGACAAGGGTTATGCTGCCCCGCCGCAGACAGAAAAGTACACGGCATCCGGCAATCGGTAAACCGGAGAAGACTGCAGGACTTTTCCACCATCTCATCAGGTGAGTATCCGGTGATATACTCTGCCATAAGATTATAATAGATGATTTTCCCTTCGATATCGATAATGAGTGCCGCTACCGGTAGCGAGGAAAGTATTTGTTGTAAAAGCCTCTGGTTTGGCTCGACCAGTGATTCGATCATTCTATTCTCTTTATTTCTATTTCTGATCAACCCTTAAATACTTTATCGATCCCTTTTGGGAAAACTTTGAAAGGGAAGATCAATCGTCTGCCGGACTGAAAAAACTGAATAAAGGCGAGCTCACGATCTATCAGCTCTTTTCGACACCGAACTTCGTGGTAACTTGTTTTTTAATATATCGATCCACCATCATGGACAGGGCATCTTTATCATCCCCGCTTGCCAGGGCTTTGAAAATCCCCAGTGGAAGACGAAAACCGCCCTGATCATACCTGCCCCCGTACTCTCCGATGACCACATCGGGAAAAGTACTTTGAATGAACTTTTCCGGCTGAATCACATCACTGTTCGTCCGCAAAGAGCAATCGATATACTCACCAACGATTCCATAGACCATTACCGTATCGATTCCAGCCCGTTTCAGCAGAAAGTCAGCAGCCTGGGGAATGGCATCCCGGTCTTCTTTCCGAACCACTCCTGCAGCAGCCAATAAAAAATTTCCGTACAGAGTCTTCCGCTGATAAGCCTGGAATATGATATCCATGGTCGCCGGGGACAGATTTTGCTGGGAAATTTTTCCCAAAAGCTCCGCATCGGCATACTTGCGAAGATAGGCCATGGACAGATAATCACTTTCCTGGGCCATAATAAGATCATTCGTGTCTACCCGGATTCCATGCATCAATGCAGTAGCAATAGACATGCTTTCTTCCTCAAGAGTCTCCAGTAAATTCAGCCTCTGAAGATATTCGGCATATATCGTGGCCGTCGAGCCTACGTTCTTTCGGATATCGATGAAATCCGCCCGTAAAGACCCGAATTGATCGTGGTGATCGACGATCGAGGCAACCGGCTTGCCTTTCAGCAGGTCAACCAGCTTGATATCCGGCCTTTGGGAATCCACCAGGGCTATCGCCGCATACTCTTCCAAAGGAAAACCAGGGTGATAGAGTTCCAGCTCAATACCCAGCAGTTTCAGTAGGGCCCGGTTTTCCTGGTGACTTACCTCTTCAACGTGCAAAATAGTGGAGGCGATACCCCAGGAGTTAAGGATGGCCTTATGAGCAAGAGCCGAAGAGATGCTATCCGAATCCGGAGCCCCCCGCAGCACCAGTAAAATTTTCTGACTGCCATAAGTCATCATCTTTTCATGTAATTCATTAACTTTCCCTAGATCACTATCCATAATCGGTTCACCCTTGAGCAGTGTGAAGAACTGCCTTAGTGTACCTTTTTATTATATAACAAATCTTCCGTAAAAAAAAGCTGACCTCACTATTCCCCCTTTTGTCAGCCATTCATGGGTGCTCACCAGGATACGGCAGGAAATTTTCTGGAAAAACATTTCCCCGGTTCAATATTCCCTTGGGATCAAGGATGAGCTTGATTCGGACCATTTCCTGTATCCCCTGTGAGCCATAGAGTTTTTCAAGAAGGCGGTGCTTCAGCTTTCCGATACCGTGTTCCGCCGATATTGTTCCTCCGCGAGAGACAGCCCAGGTGGCAAATTCAAGGCTTAATTCCTGTGCCCGAAGCATTTCCTCATCGGTCCCTGGCAGGATATTCAAGTGGAGATGACACTCCCCTATGTGCCCGAAGATAACATACTCAAGTCCCTGCTCCTCAATCCGGGTCCGGTAGAGGTTGAGCATCTCGTCCAGAGAAGATTCCGGCACGGCAATATCTGCACTGATCTTATGGATGCTCGGATAGTGCCGCTTGCGCTCTCTGAAAATTTCATTCAGAATGTCGGGAAGAGCGTGACGAAAATTTTTCATCTTCTCCAGCTCCCGCTCATCGAATCCACCCCAGGTATCATCCATAATAACTCCCTCTTCCTCCAGAGCTGTCTGCCAGTGCTCATACAAGACCTCCAGTTCCCCTTCCGGGTAGAACTGTTCAAAAAATATGGCGCTTTTGGCATAGAGAGGAAAGTCAGGAAGCGGACTGCCGGGGCCATCCGAAAGACGTTTTTGCCGCAGCAGGAAAAGGGAATGCTCGTCGAAATACTCCAGGGCTATTGGATGAATCTTGCTGCTCGGATCAGATCGCAGCGCCCGGACTTTGTGAGCGAATCGAACAGCCCCGGATGGGTCCGGGAAGAAGGCGATGCCGCTGAACGTATTGGCCGGTTTGGGAAGAAGCCTGAGCTCAAGATAAGTTATAACCCCTAATGTCCCCTCGGCGCCGATGAAAAGATCTAGCGGATCCATGTCTGGTCTGGCAAAGTATCCGGCAGCACTCTTTACCTCCGGCATCCGGTAGGTCGGGATGGGAATCAGGAATTGTGATCCCTCTATTGTCCGAAGCTCGATGTTACCTGATTTGTCAGCCCGCTTTTCACCTCTCGATATATCCACAATTTCTCCCGTGGCCAGGACCACTCTCAAGCGTTGAACATAATTCCGGGTTGAACCATAAGCCAGTGATCGGGCACCGGATGAATTCGCGGCTACCGTGCCCCCCAGAGTGGCTGTGCCTTCGGTCGGATCAGGAGGGTAGAAGTAAGAAGTTACATCTTCCTGAAAATCTTTGAATTTTTCCCTATCTGCGATGTCTTCGAAATTTTTCGACCCTACCTGCCCTTGAAGAGACCGGAGAATAACACCCGGCTCTGCCTGGACCAGCCATTCTCCGCTTTTGTGGCACCTCTTTACCCCCAGTATCCGGTTCATTCTTTCCAGGACCAGAACCACACCCCCGTGCGGTACCGCACCGCCAACAACTCCAGTGCGCGCTCCGGATACCGTCACTGCAGTTCCCGTTTTATGAAATTGAGCCAAAAGGGCGCTGACATCCTCTTCCCGTTCGGGAAAATACACTGCTGCTGCCTCACCGGCCGCAAGATGTGACTCATCCTGCAGATAGGGAGAGTCTGAAGTTGCAGTAAGAGTATAAATCTGTCTGATTTGCTCTTTACTTTCCATAAATGTTGGTTGAGTTACCCTTTCCCGGCATTTTTCCTGATCAGATCAAACCGATACAGCGGTATATTCGCCTCAAGTACGCCCATGACTCCCGGATGCAGAGTGTCTACCATTTCGTGCTCATGATTCCAGAGTGCAACTACCCGGCCTGTGCTGACCTGTGATGTGTTTCGGAATATCTCGATCATATCTTCACGGCAAATTTTGCTGCAAACCTTGATTGCGGCCTTGTACCTTCCGATACCCTCGCATACCAGCCCTGCTGTGTGGCTGGATGAAGAACATTCAGGGGCGGAGTAATACTGAGTGTGCCGAGGATTGGAATTAAAGTAAAATCCCGTCGTATATCCCCGCTGGCTTACCTTGATCAATTCCCGCAGCCAGGCTTCCCGGAACTGGTAGGCATGCGGGCTGGAATAGTAAGTATCGAGGGCCTCCCGGTATACCCTGGTGACTACCGAAAGATACGATAAGCTCCTCATCCTGCCCTCTATTTTCAACGAATTTATCCCGGCATCAATCAGTTCCGGAAGATGCTCGATCATACAAATATCCCTGGAGCTGAGAAGATAGGTCCCGCGACTATCTTCCTCAATACCAAGGGGGTCCTCCTCGTGATTCTCTCCGACAAGATTATATTTCCAGCGGCAGGGCTGGGCACAATCACCCCGGTTACCGTGCCGGTGGAGAAAATAGCTGCTTAAAAGACATCTTCCGGAATAAGCGACACACATCGATCCGTGGACAAAAACTTCGAGCTCCAGAGAGGTTTTTTGTCTGATCTCTTTAATGTCCCGCAGAGTAAGCTCGCGCGCCAGACAGATTTTCCTGGCTCCGAGATCCTGCCAGAACCGGGCAGCTCTCCAATTGCAGGTATTGGCCTGAGTGCTGATAGTAATGGGTATACTGGGGGCATATTCTTGTGCATACTGAAAAATACCGGGATCGGAAATTATCAGGCCATCCACCTTGAGCTGGTTTAGGCTGCTCAAGTAGCCAGGTATGTTTCGGATATCGTCGTTATGGGCAAAAATATTGACTGCAACGTACATCTTTGCTCCATAACTTCCCGTTATATCTCTTGCCTGGCGAAGCTGGTCAATGGTAAAATTCCCTGCCCGCTGGCGCAGGCTGAAATTTTCTCCACCCATATACACGGCATCCGCCCCGTAATGAAGAGCAAATTCCAGTTTTTCCAAATCTCCGGCAGGTGCCAGTAACTCTACCTTATTCATTATGGCTCACAAGATCAATTCATCAAAGCTCAGAAGCAATCCATGAATACCGTACTATCCTGTGCTTTTCTCTGTGCCTCTGGGCTTCTCTGTGGTGTCTTTTGTTTTTTTGTATTTACTGTATTGCCTTCATCAGGTCGATGATCCGCTCCAGCTCCTGCGGAGAGGAATAGGCAATCTCTATTTTCCCTCTGCCTCTCCTGTCCTTGATTTTAACCTGGGTTCCCAAAAGGGACTTCAGCTCCTCCTCGATCGATTGCAAAAACAGCCTGTCCTCATCCTTTTGATTAGGCTTCTTTGGTGGTGCTCCGTACTTTTTAACCAGACTCTCGACCTGGCGAACCGATAATTCTTTCTCGATAATTTTTGTGCTCAGCTTCAGCCGGTCCTGAGAGTCCGGTACACTGAGTAACGCGCGGCCATGACCCATGGTCAGACGGCCTGACCGGATATGGTCCTTGATCGGCTCTTCCAGCTTAAGCAGTCTGATGGTATTTGAAACGGTCGATTTATCCTTGCCCAGGATACTGGCCAGATGATCCTGGGTATAGTTAAACACTTCGATCAGCCGCTGATAGGATTCGCCCTCTTCGATGGAGTTAAGGTCCTCCCGCTGCAGGTTCTCGATTAAAGCCAGCTCCAGCTCTTCCTGCTCGGTGAGCTCTTTGACAATGACCGGTATCCGTAAAAGGCCTGCCTTCTGGGCGGCCCGCCACCTTCTTTCACCGGCCACGATTACATAGCCTTCCTCGCTCTTGCGGACGAATATTGGCTGAATGACACCTTTTTCCCTGATCGATGAGGCTAAACCGGCTAACTTCTCCTCATCGAAATATTTTCTTGGCTGGGCAGGATTTGGGAAGACACGATCGATCGGAATTTCCAGAATCTCACCGCGGGTATCGTAATCCACATTGGTGATCAGAGCACCCAGTCCCTTACCCAAGGCCTTTTTCGACATGGTCAATCACCTCTTTTGCCAATTGCAGATAAGCCTGCGCACCTGATGAGCGGATTTCATAGAGGATAATAGGCTGTCCATGACTCGGAGCTTCGCTTAAGGCTACGTTTCGCGGGATTACCGACTTGAAAACCTTATCGGAAAAATGATCCTGTACCTCTTTGGCTACCTGGTGAGCGATGTTGGTTCTCTGATCGAACATGGTCAGCACAACACCTTCGATCTGCAAGGTAGTGTTCAGGTCCCGCTTGATCAGCCTGATCGTATTCATAAGCTGGCTTATTCCTTCAAGTGCATAATACTCACATTGAAGAGGAATGATAACCGAATCGGCAGCCGACAGTGCATTGACAGTTAAAAGTCCCAGGGAGGGGGGGCAGTCGATAATGATAAAATCGTATCGGGACCGGATTTCTTCCACCGCATGCTTCAGGCGGTATTCACGTGAATAAACGGTTGTCAGCTCTATCTCCGCACCAATCAACTGAATGTTGGATGGAACCAGATCCAGTCCTTTGATTTTCGTCGGCCAGAGGATATTTTCTATTTTCTCTTTGTTAATAATGGCCTGGTAAATACTTCTTTCACTATCCTTATCTTCATAGCCTACGCCGCTGCAGGTATTTGCCTGGGGATCGATATCGATCAGGAGCGTTTTTTTCTCAGCTATTGCCAGGCAGGCGGATAAGTTTACGGCCGTCGTTGTTTTCCCCACTCCCCCTTTCTGATTGGCCACTGCAATTACCTTTCCCATGATCCGTTTGTCCTTCTTGAAAAAATCTCCGGTTAAGTTTTCACGTGAAAACCTGCTCGTGCTTCGTTAGTTTACCATAGCTTGTTTGCCGATGATATAATTATTTCCCAATACAAAATTTTTCAAAGATTTGATCTATGAGGTCTTCCGACCACAGCTCTCCTTTCAGTTGCCTGAAAAGCCGAGACAGGGTCCGAAATTCTTCCGCGAGTTGATCGTCAGGCTGTCTGGTTTGAAGCAACTCTTCCACTGCGGTGAGAGATTGCTGAACCTCAGTTAAGATGCCCTTTTGCCGCAGGTTGATGGCCAGGCTCAAATTTCCCGGCTGATCAGTAAGATAAAGGTCAGAGATGGTTTTGGTTATAGCATCGACGCCCTCCCCTGTCAAAGCGCAAACCGATATAACGGGATGGGATTGCCCGAAAAATTCAATCAGGGAATTTGTATCTATCCGGATGCCCAGGTCCGACTTATTCACTACGACCAGAAGGTTTTTCCGGCATTGCCTGATATGTTCCATAACCGTAAGGTCATGCTCATCGAGAGGTTGCGAGCCATCCAGAACCAGCATGGCCAGGTCTGCCTGGGAAATATTTTTCTGCGAGCGCCGGACACCTTCCCGTTCGATTTCGTCGGCTGACCAGCCAAATCCTGCCGTATCCATGATCCTGATTAAAATCCCGTTCAGATAAAGAAAGTCTTCGATTACATCGGTAGTCGTACCGGGGATGCTGGTAATTATGGACCGATCCTTTTTCAGAATCCGGTTCATCAGGGATGATTTTCCAACGTTGGTCTTTCCCGTAATAACCAGCTTCATTCCTTCGACCAGAAACCTGGCAGCTTCGGAGCTTTTCAGGTAGGTGTCGATAAGCTCAGTCCACCGATCGACTCGAGCGAGCAATTCCTGTGGCGAAATGCTCCAGGAGAGGTCCTCCGGAAAATTCAGCTCAGCTTCGATTCTCGCCTGCCAGTCTTCTACTTCCTGGTGCAGAGCAGAAAGAGGCTTGAAGGTATTTCCTTCCAGGGTGTTGACCAGAAGATGAAGACCCGCTTCACTCTGGACAGTAATGAGGTCGATAACGGCTTCGGCCTGCGGCAAATCGATCCGGCCATTGAGAAAAGCCCTTTTGGTAAATTCGCCGGGATCAGCCAGGCGAGCCCCTGCCTGCAGAACCAGCTCCAGAGTTTTATAGAGGACTGCTCTTCCCCCATGACAATTAATCTCAACAACATCTTCCCGGGTATAGGTGCGGGGTGCGCGCATGACTGCAACCAGGACTTCATCGATTTTTTTCCCGCTGCCCGGATCAATAATAAATCCGTAATGAAGAGTATGAGATGGAGCGCAGGCAATATCTTTATTGTTCCGGCCCCGGTATAATTTTCGAGCTATTTCGAGAGCCAAAGACCCGCTTATTTTAATGATCCCAACCGCGCTTTGACCAGCGGAAGTGGCAACGGCAGCAATAGTGTCATTCATAAATCCTTTGCCTCGAAATCTTGTCAGGCTCCCATTTTCTTGAGAATCAGGTAATGCTGTCCGATGGTAAGGACATTGTTCAGCAGCCAGTAAATAACCAGTCCCGAGGGGAAGCCGAGAAAAAACACGGTAAATATCAGCGGCATCATGGTCATCATTTTCATCTGGGTGGCATCGCCGCTCATCGGGGTCATTTTTTGCTGAATATACATGGTCAGCCCCATCAAAAGAGGAGTGATCAACAGAGGATCCATGATCGAAAGGTCTTTAATCCACAAGATGAAAGGCGCTCCCCGCAACTCAATGGATACCATCAATCCTTCATATAAGGCAAAAAATACCGGTATCTGGAGTAAAAGTGGCAGACAGCCACCCATGGGATTAATGCCTTTTTGTTTATACATGTTCATAAGCTCTTCATTGAGCTTTTTGGGGTCGCTTTTATACTTTTCCCTGAGCGAGGTCAGTTTTGGCTGCAGCTCCTGCATCTCTTTCATCGAGCGAAAACTTTTATCCGTCAACGGCCAAAAAACTATTTTTATCAGCAGGGTAAGCAGGATAATAGCTATCCCGTAATTGGGTATCAGCCGATAAAACCAGTTCAGCAGCCACATAAGTGGTTTGGCCAGAAAACTGAAAACTCCGTAATCCAGGGCTTGCTCAAGATTAATACCCAGGCTCTTTAAAATTTCATAGTCTTTCGGTCCGAAGTAAAACCTGTACAGGTCTTTTTGGCTGGACCTGGCTGCAATTTTTTTGGCCGGGTAATGAAGGCTTATCGTGGTCGCCTTATTTAAGTCGATATTTTCTTTACTGTTAATTGAAGGCCTATATACTGAAACTGTTGATTCTTCACTCTGGGGAATGAGTGCGGCCATAAAATAATTACTGGTCATGGCTGTCCATGAAATGTTTCCCTGATGTTGAACATCCCCGGCATTTTTCCCCGGTTTGTCTTTGATTTTTTTTCCATTAAGCCAGGTAACCGGTCCTTCAAATTTGTGCGCCCCCTTCTGAAAGGCGTTCCCCAGACCGGGACCCAGGAGCAGGCTATAGTCAAGCGTACTCTCGCTCTCCTTCAGATTTGTGCTCAAAACCTCCATATCAACCTGATAGCTGTCATAAGAAAAAGTAAGAAGTTTATCAACCTGAAAACCATTGGCTGTAATATAGGTCAGCTTTACGGTCTCTTTTGGATGCCGGGGGTTTAATACGATATTTTGAGCATCAGTCCGATAAACACCGCTATAGTAATCACCTGCGGGTTTTTCCCCTTTTCCCGGAAGGCGTTCGCCGGAAACGATTTGTAAGCCATATCCCTCGCCAGTTTTCGATAGTTGAAATAAATCTATGTTATCCTTTTCCCTGCTATCCTCTGAAGATCGAAAAAGACTGGCAAAGTAGCTTTTATATGAGCTTGCCACCCTTTTCCAAAAGCTGCCATTCCAGGGGATATTTTCATAATCCTGGCTTAACCGGTAGTCTTTCAGCTTCCAGCTCGTGATTCTGGCTCCATCAGTGCTGATGCAGGCCTGATATTTTTCCGTCTCGATAATAATATCTCTGGGTTTCTCATTCTTTTGTGCTTCGAGAAGCTGAGTTATCTCCTGTCCGAGAGATGTATCTCTGCCATCAGGTATCATGTCTGATGAAGGAATTTTATCCTTCTGATTTTTCCGGTTGAGATTCTCCTCCTGAGTTGGAGGATTGACCGGTGCCTGTGGCGCCTGTGGTGCAAAGAATCGGTAATAAACCAGTACAACAATTAAAGATAATATAACCGCCAAAATGGTTCTATCTTCCATATGGGTATATCCTTACTCACTCTCCTGTTTTTGATAAGTTTTTCGATAACTTTAATCCTCACCTTATTGAGTTTCTGCATTAAATTTCTGCAAGAACTTTTATGATAGCATGAGGTTGACCGTCATTCAATCTCTGAAAACAGGGTCATATCCACCCTTATTCCAGGGATTGCATCGTAAGACTCTGCTTACAGACTTGCCCAAACCGATCCATAAGCCGTATTTCTGAATAGATTCCACAGCATACTGAGAACATGATGGATAAAAGCGACATGAGGGAGGAAAAAAAGGAGAAATCAAATACTGATAAGCACGTAAAAAAAAAGGATAAATTTAATAAAAAAAATTTTTTTCAATTTGGCTGTCCATCCCTGGTCGATGAAATCACTTCATACTGATACATTTTTCCACTAAAGGCAGGAGGTTGTCTTTCAGCTCAAGGAAAGAGATATGTTTGACTATCTCTCTGGGAAAAATGACATAATCCATATTGGGAGAAAAATGGTCCATATTCAGCCGATAAATTTCTTTTATTCTTCGTCTTATCTTATTTCGTATGACTGCATGGCCAAACTTTCTTTTTAAGACGACAGCTACTCTGGCAACCCCCTGGTTATTGTCAGTATAAATAATTTTGAAGTATTTATTTTCAACCTTCCTGCCTGTGGAAAAAAGGCGTTCAAAATCTTTTCTCTCCCGAAGTCTATTTTCCCTTTTTAAAGGAAATTTCTTTTCCTGCTTATCCACTAACGGTTAATCTCTTTTTTCCTTTTCTTCTTCTGTTGTTAATAATCTTTCTTCCCGACCGGGTACTCATCCTTCGTAAGAATCCATGTTTTCTTAATCTTTTCTTTCTCTTGGGCTGATATGTCCTTTTCATGGTAAATTTTTTCTCCTTATACTCAAGCTTGTTGAGAATTTCGAAAAATTCCACTAGATCAGAAGATTATAAACCGTAATTCCTGGTATTGTCAAGCTCCCCGGAGAGAAAAAAACGTTGAAAAGCGGATTCATTTCTGGTATAGTTGTAATTCATATGGATAATTTATGGCATTAGCAGGTGATCAAAATCCCTCTTTAATTCCCTTGCTTTTCCAACCTCAGTAAGTGATCGCTCGTGGATAAATAAGTTATTCACACTTGTGGATAAAATTGTGGATAAGATGAACAATATTTGGGAAAAATCTCTCGAACTCATCAAAGAGAAAATTAATCATCAAAGCTTTAAAACCTGGTTTGCACCAACAGAATATATTTCCTTCGAGGGAAATCTTTTGAAAATTAAAGTTCCCAATAAATTTTATAAAACCTGGCTGAAAGAACACTATATGGACATTATTACTCAATCACTCAGCCAGATATCCCCGGTCGAAATCGACCTCGATCTGGTGGTTGAAGATGAAACCAGGGAAAATTCTTTTCCGCTCATTGCAGAAAATAGAGGGCTGAGCTTTCCTCCACCCAGTGCTCCCGTAGTTCCCCCTCCAGCCCTGAATCCAAAATATACCTTTGACACCTTCGTTGTGGGCACGAGTAATCAATTCGCTCACGCCGCTGCTCTGGCCGTAGCCGAGCACCCTTCTCTGACCTATAACCCCCTTTTCGTTTATGGAGGAGCGGGCCTTGGCAAGACTCATCTGCTTCATGCCATAGGTCACTATATAGCCAGCAAGTACCGAAATTTCAAACTGGTTTATACGCAAGCTGAAAAGTTTACCAATGAACTGATTAATGCGATCAGATATGACAACATGAATAATTTTCGGAACAAATATCGGAATATCGATGTTCTTCTCATCGATGATATCCAATTCATAGCTGGAAAAGAGCGAACTGAAGAGGAATTTTTCCATACTTTCAATTCTCTTTTTGAAGCGCATAAGCAGATTATCATTTCAAGTGATAGCCCTCCCAAGGAAATTTCCACCATTGAGGAGCGACTTCGCTCACGGTTCGAGTGGGGTCTTATTTCCGATATTCAGCCGCCTGAGCTGGAAACCAAAATCGCCATTCTCATGAAAAAGGCTGAAGCGGAAAATATCAATCTTCCGGATGATGTTGCTTTTCTCATTGCCAGTAAAATCAAATCGAACATTCGGGAACTGGAAGGCTGCCTGATTAAATTAGGCGCTTACTCATCCCTGAATTCAGAAGAAATTACTCTGGCTATGGCCAAAGATGCGTTAAGCGACCTTTTTGCCAACGACGATAAATTCATCAGTATTGAATCGATTCAAAAGATCGTCTGCAAGAATTTTTCGATTAAAATCTCTGACCTGAAATCGAAAAACCGGAGCAGGGCCGTCTCCTTTCCCCGGCAGATTGCCATGTATCTTGCTCGAAAGATAACCAATCAGTCTCTTCCGAAAATCGCTGAATGCTTCGGCGGAAAAGACCATACAACGGTAATGCATGCTTGTGATAAAATAGAAAAAATGATGGAAGAGGATAATGATTTCCGGTACAAAATTAACCATCTGATAAACCTGATCAAGAAGTAGACATGTGCAAAGGAGTAAAGCCGGTGGATAAAACTGGGGATAATGGCGGGGAAAAGCTGGGGATAAACTTTGAATAAAGATTGTTATCCTGGCAGGAGGTTATTATACTCACAGATTAATCAAAAAGCAAGGCAGGTAAAAATATGGATATTTTATCTCGGATAATCAAAGAATTATGGCTGATTTTCAAAATATCCACAAAGCCTATTACTACTATCAATATTATTATTAATTATCGATAAAATACCAATGACAGATAATAGAGATTCAGACATTATATCGAACAGCGAATATACTGCCAGCAGTATCCAGGTTCTTGAAGGGTTGGAGGCTGTCAGAAAACGGCCTTCCATGTATATTGGAAACACCTCGACTCTCGGCCTTCATCATCTGGTATTTGAAGTAACCGACAACAGCGTGGATGAAGCTCTGGCCGGGTATTGCAACGTCGTGGATGTCTTTATCCATATCGATAACAGTGTTACGGTTAATGATAATGGCCGGGGAATACCCACTGATATTCATAAAGAGGAAGGGATTTCAGCCGCCGAGCTGGTGCTGACGAAATTGCATGCCGGAGGTAAATTCGACAACAGGACTTATAAAGTCTCCGGCGGGCTGCATGGTGTGGGTGTGTCGGTTGTCAATGCTCTGTCAACATGGCTGGAGATGGAAATACGGCGTGAGGGTAAAGTCTACCAGCAGCGCTATGAGAGAGGAAAGCCGGTTACTCCGCTGGAGGTGGTCGGACAAACGAAGAAAACCGGCACGCGAATCAGTTTTCTTCCCGACAATACCATCTTCGAGGTCACGGAGTTCAGCTATGATATCCTGGCTAACCGCCTCCGGGAATTGTCCTTTCTCAATAAAGGACTGACCATCAATCTGGAGGATGAAAGATCCGGGAAAAAGAATACCTTTCTCTACGAGGGAGGCATCGTCTCGTTTGTCAATCACCTCAATAAAAACAAGGCCCCTCTTCACCCTGATCCGATCTATTTTAACCGGGAGAAAGATAACGTCATTGTCGAAGTCGCTATCCAATACAACGATGGATTTAATGAGCAGATTTTCAGCTATGCCAATAATATCAATACCTGTGAGGGTGGAACCCATCTTATCGGCCTAAAGAGCGCCCTGACGAGGGTTCTGAACCAGTATGGAGAAAAAAATAACCTTTTCAAGAATCTCAAATTCACCATCAGTGGAGAAGATTGCCGGGAAGGTTTGACTGCCGTAATCAGTGTCAAGCTGCAAAATCCCCAGTTCGAGGGGCAGACAAAAACGAAAC from bacterium carries:
- a CDS encoding ParB/RepB/Spo0J family partition protein, whose amino-acid sequence is MSKKALGKGLGALITNVDYDTRGEILEIPIDRVFPNPAQPRKYFDEEKLAGLASSIREKGVIQPIFVRKSEEGYVIVAGERRWRAAQKAGLLRIPVIVKELTEQEELELALIENLQREDLNSIEEGESYQRLIEVFNYTQDHLASILGKDKSTVSNTIRLLKLEEPIKDHIRSGRLTMGHGRALLSVPDSQDRLKLSTKIIEKELSVRQVESLVKKYGAPPKKPNQKDEDRLFLQSIEEELKSLLGTQVKIKDRRGRGKIEIAYSSPQELERIIDLMKAIQ
- a CDS encoding FAD-binding oxidoreductase — translated: MESKEQIRQIYTLTATSDSPYLQDESHLAAGEAAAVYFPEREEDVSALLAQFHKTGTAVTVSGARTGVVGGAVPHGGVVLVLERMNRILGVKRCHKSGEWLVQAEPGVILRSLQGQVGSKNFEDIADREKFKDFQEDVTSYFYPPDPTEGTATLGGTVAANSSGARSLAYGSTRNYVQRLRVVLATGEIVDISRGEKRADKSGNIELRTIEGSQFLIPIPTYRMPEVKSAAGYFARPDMDPLDLFIGAEGTLGVITYLELRLLPKPANTFSGIAFFPDPSGAVRFAHKVRALRSDPSSKIHPIALEYFDEHSLFLLRQKRLSDGPGSPLPDFPLYAKSAIFFEQFYPEGELEVLYEHWQTALEEEGVIMDDTWGGFDERELEKMKNFRHALPDILNEIFRERKRHYPSIHKISADIAVPESSLDEMLNLYRTRIEEQGLEYVIFGHIGECHLHLNILPGTDEEMLRAQELSLEFATWAVSRGGTISAEHGIGKLKHRLLEKLYGSQGIQEMVRIKLILDPKGILNRGNVFPENFLPYPGEHP
- a CDS encoding bifunctional oligoribonuclease/PAP phosphatase NrnA, whose amino-acid sequence is MDSDLGKVNELHEKMMTYGSQKILLVLRGAPDSDSISSALAHKAILNSWGIASTILHVEEVSHQENRALLKLLGIELELYHPGFPLEEYAAIALVDSQRPDIKLVDLLKGKPVASIVDHHDQFGSLRADFIDIRKNVGSTATIYAEYLQRLNLLETLEEESMSIATALMHGIRVDTNDLIMAQESDYLSMAYLRKYADAELLGKISQQNLSPATMDIIFQAYQRKTLYGNFLLAAAGVVRKEDRDAIPQAADFLLKRAGIDTVMVYGIVGEYIDCSLRTNSDVIQPEKFIQSTFPDVVIGEYGGRYDQGGFRLPLGIFKALASGDDKDALSMMVDRYIKKQVTTKFGVEKS
- the mnmE gene encoding tRNA uridine-5-carboxymethylaminomethyl(34) synthesis GTPase MnmE is translated as MNDTIAAVATSAGQSAVGIIKISGSLALEIARKLYRGRNNKDIACAPSHTLHYGFIIDPGSGKKIDEVLVAVMRAPRTYTREDVVEINCHGGRAVLYKTLELVLQAGARLADPGEFTKRAFLNGRIDLPQAEAVIDLITVQSEAGLHLLVNTLEGNTFKPLSALHQEVEDWQARIEAELNFPEDLSWSISPQELLARVDRWTELIDTYLKSSEAARFLVEGMKLVITGKTNVGKSSLMNRILKKDRSIITSIPGTTTDVIEDFLYLNGILIRIMDTAGFGWSADEIEREGVRRSQKNISQADLAMLVLDGSQPLDEHDLTVMEHIRQCRKNLLVVVNKSDLGIRIDTNSLIEFFGQSHPVISVCALTGEGVDAITKTISDLYLTDQPGNLSLAINLRQKGILTEVQQSLTAVEELLQTRQPDDQLAEEFRTLSRLFRQLKGELWSEDLIDQIFEKFCIGK
- a CDS encoding AAA family ATPase, whose amino-acid sequence is MGKVIAVANQKGGVGKTTTAVNLSACLAIAEKKTLLIDIDPQANTCSGVGYEDKDSERSIYQAIINKEKIENILWPTKIKGLDLVPSNIQLIGAEIELTTVYSREYRLKHAVEEIRSRYDFIIIDCPPSLGLLTVNALSAADSVIIPLQCEYYALEGISQLMNTIRLIKRDLNTTLQIEGVVLTMFDQRTNIAHQVAKEVQDHFSDKVFKSVIPRNVALSEAPSHGQPIILYEIRSSGAQAYLQLAKEVIDHVEKGLG
- a CDS encoding peptidase U32 family protein, which codes for MNKVELLAPAGDLEKLEFALHYGADAVYMGGENFSLRQRAGNFTIDQLRQARDITGSYGAKMYVAVNIFAHNDDIRNIPGYLSSLNQLKVDGLIISDPGIFQYAQEYAPSIPITISTQANTCNWRAARFWQDLGARKICLARELTLRDIKEIRQKTSLELEVFVHGSMCVAYSGRCLLSSYFLHRHGNRGDCAQPCRWKYNLVGENHEEDPLGIEEDSRGTYLLSSRDICMIEHLPELIDAGINSLKIEGRMRSLSYLSVVTRVYREALDTYYSSPHAYQFREAWLRELIKVSQRGYTTGFYFNSNPRHTQYYSAPECSSSSHTAGLVCEGIGRYKAAIKVCSKICREDMIEIFRNTSQVSTGRVVALWNHEHEMVDTLHPGVMGVLEANIPLYRFDLIRKNAGKG